The Miscanthus floridulus cultivar M001 chromosome 17, ASM1932011v1, whole genome shotgun sequence genome has a window encoding:
- the LOC136516915 gene encoding uncharacterized protein isoform X2, with protein sequence MATAAAAALLLSPRLVSLPPHPSLAPGCTKRPTSYPLGRRGARLWVFGDGSGAGLTPDQTTVYNGAYGPWTVEDSDVREVLLYRSGLVTAAASFVAAASAAFLPEGNPGAGAGADDLLYAAGASGLGLSLLLIHIYVTPIKRFLQALWAVGVLGSVGTYLVAARPLDEGLVQYVLDHPAALWFVGPTFAALTGLVFKEVM encoded by the exons atggccaccgccgccgccgccgcgctcctcctCTCGCCGCGGCTTGTGTCGCTCCCACCTCACCCGAGCCTCGCCCCCGGCTGCACCAAGAGACCAACGTCTTACCCCCTCGGCCGCCGCGGCGCGAGGCTCTGGGTCTTCGGGGATGGGTCCGGCGCGGGGCTGACCCCCGACCAGACCACGGTCTACAACGGCGCCTACGGGCCCTGGACCGTGGAGGACTCCGACGTCCGCGAGGTGCTGCTTTACCGGTCGGGGCtggtgacggcggcggcgtcctTCGTGGCCGCGGCCTCCGCGGCGTTCCTGCCGGAGGGCaaccccggcgccggcgccggcgcggacGACCTCCTGTACGCCGCCGGCGCCTCGGGGCTGGGCCTGTCGCTGCTCCTCATCCACATCTACGTTACCCCGATCAAGCGCTTCCTCCAGGCGCTGTGGGCCGTCGGGGTGCTCGGCTCCGTCGGGACCTACCTCGTCGCCGCCCGCCCGCTGGACGAGGGCCTCGTGCAGTACGTGCTGGACCACCCCGCTGCGCTGTGGTTCGTCGGCCCCACGTTTGCCGCGCTCACTGGCCTCGTCTTCAAGGAAG TGATGTGA